A single region of the Coriobacteriia bacterium genome encodes:
- a CDS encoding HD domain-containing protein gives MRSGSDDSATPFTCEIDPTWFIRPDGHDASRTIHGIGHTQRVWTHAMALADDLGVAAWQREALHYAALWHDIGRTHDGADYYHGAKSAGRVIGLELHLGIDDLVREVALFVVTHHCGSEEHAKLGAGWLPEPDDSWTVFKILKDSDALDRVRLGDLNPDLLRFQESRGRIPIAHEMLRESED, from the coding sequence ATGCGTTCGGGTTCCGATGACTCTGCAACTCCATTCACCTGCGAGATCGACCCCACGTGGTTCATCCGGCCGGATGGCCACGACGCTTCGCGCACCATTCATGGCATCGGTCACACACAGCGCGTGTGGACGCATGCGATGGCGCTCGCCGATGATCTGGGCGTGGCGGCATGGCAGCGCGAGGCGCTGCACTACGCGGCGCTGTGGCACGACATCGGTCGCACGCACGACGGCGCAGACTACTATCACGGCGCGAAGAGCGCCGGGCGCGTGATCGGTCTCGAGCTGCACCTTGGGATCGACGACCTCGTGCGCGAGGTGGCTCTCTTCGTGGTGACTCACCACTGCGGCAGTGAGGAGCACGCGAAACTCGGGGCCGGGTGGCTACCGGAGCCAGATGATTCATGGACGGTGTTCAAGATCCTCAAGGACTCCGACGCACTTGACCGCGTCCGCCTCGGCGACCTCAACCCCGACCTGCTTCGGTTTCAGGAGTCCCGTGGCCGCATCCCCATCGCGCACGAGATGCTGCGGGAAAGCGAGGACTGA
- the ygiD gene encoding 4,5-DOPA dioxygenase extradiol: MPALFLAHGNPMNALEDNAFTRSLSTLAADLPRPKAVLVVSAHWLTRGTHVLASATPRTIHDFGGFPRELYEVEYPAAGSPEGAELVCELLPEARPDESWGLDHASWTVLRHMWPGADVPVFELSLDADAPPAHHFDLGRKLAPLRDAGVLVIGSGNIVHSFAGVSWEPNATPKPWAEEFDAWIADALVRGDDRALVDYESAGTMARLSVPTNDHYLPLLYTAAMRDEHDAVTFPHAGVNMGSMSMRCVRLG, from the coding sequence ATGCCCGCGCTGTTCCTGGCCCACGGCAATCCGATGAACGCACTCGAGGACAACGCCTTCACGCGCAGCCTGTCCACACTTGCGGCCGACCTGCCGCGCCCGAAGGCGGTGCTGGTCGTGTCCGCGCACTGGCTCACGCGGGGAACGCACGTGCTCGCGTCGGCTACTCCACGCACGATCCATGACTTCGGCGGATTCCCCCGCGAACTCTACGAAGTCGAGTATCCCGCCGCCGGCTCGCCTGAGGGCGCAGAACTCGTGTGTGAACTGCTACCCGAGGCACGTCCCGACGAGTCGTGGGGCCTCGATCACGCATCGTGGACGGTGCTGCGCCACATGTGGCCCGGTGCCGACGTACCCGTGTTCGAGCTCTCTCTCGATGCCGACGCTCCCCCGGCTCACCACTTCGACCTCGGGCGCAAACTGGCTCCCCTGCGTGACGCGGGAGTTCTCGTGATCGGAAGCGGCAACATCGTGCACAGCTTCGCCGGCGTCAGTTGGGAGCCGAACGCCACGCCCAAGCCCTGGGCCGAGGAGTTTGACGCTTGGATCGCCGACGCGCTGGTGCGTGGCGACGATCGCGCGCTGGTCGACTACGAGTCCGCCGGTACCATGGCGCGCCTCTCGGTGCCGACGAACGACCACTACCTGCCACTCCTCTACACCGCGGCGATGCGCGATGAGCACGACGCCGTCACGTTCCCGCATGCCGGCGTGAATATGGGCAGCATGTCGATGCGCTGCGTGCGATTGGGCTGA